In one Dermatophagoides farinae isolate YC_2012a chromosome 4, ASM2471394v1, whole genome shotgun sequence genomic region, the following are encoded:
- the LOC142597498 gene encoding uncharacterized protein LOC142597498 produces the protein MMILIVMMVITTTTTTSTTMVNAQQLSVKSVNYNNPSSSSSSNVANIIFHRIKHGVNNNNNDTNAIGDGRQNCTNDQDCHTGNNDNQSMIQTTLPLVFNKFQCHEGFCRHNQNQSFDIDNKNDDDDELKSTSTNKRSGNHMIIIMIIMAIMFIGMCVALNLFSRARFKTRRGIFTNPRLLKQATQHHNSSSSSSTTRSSSRRHSKQQQKHHHHRLRLIHDSKFHQKHHHRHRSRHRQCNDDDNENEVKDQQQQQQQQQITTIDMDLNMNVVIPSMNPDQIFNHQHHHQKQQQQQPQECKDDFV, from the exons atgatgattctcattgtgatgatggtcatcactactaccactactactagtACTACTATGGTCAATGCTCAACAATTATCAGTGAAATCAGTGAATTATAATaacccatcatcatcatcatcatcaaatgtggcaaatataatttttcatcgaaTAAAACATG GcgtcaacaataacaacaacgataccAATGCCATTGGTGATGGACGACAAAATTGTACCAATGATCAGGATTGCCATACtggtaataatgataatcaatcgatgatacAAACAACATTGCCTTTAGTCtttaataaatttcaatgtcaTGAAGGTTTTTGTCGtcacaatcaaaatcaatcattcgatattgacaataaaaatgatgatgatgatgagctgAAATCAACGTCAACAAATAAAAGATCTGGAAATcatatgattataataatgatcattatggcAATCATGTTCATCGGTATGTGTGTTGCACTCAATCTATTCAGCCG AGCACGTTTCAAGACAAGACGTGGAATATTTACAAATCCACGTCTATTGAAACAAGCCACACAACatcataattcatcatcttcatcatcaacaacgagAAGTTCATCACGCCGccattcaaaacaacaacaaaaacatcatcatcatcgtttacGTTTGATacatgattcaaaatttcatcaaaaacatcatcatcgtcatcgtagTCGACATCGacaatgtaatgatgatgataatgaaaatgaagttaaagatcaacaacaacaacaacaacagcagcagatAACAACTATAGATATGGATTTAAATATGAATGTTGTCATACCAAGTATGAATCCTGatcaaatattcaatcatcaacatcatcatcaaaaacaacaacaacaacaaccacaagaATGTAAAGATGattttgtataa